A stretch of the Elephas maximus indicus isolate mEleMax1 chromosome 3, mEleMax1 primary haplotype, whole genome shotgun sequence genome encodes the following:
- the LOC126073437 gene encoding chymosin-like, with protein MRGFVALLAVLTLCQGNQIARVPLHKGKSMRQALKESGLLDDFLRKHQYAIGRKYSNSGMVVREPLINYLDSQYFGKIYIGTPSQEFTVVFDTGSSDFWVPSVYCNSDACQNHHCFNPFKSSTFQNMGQPLTIQYGTGSMQGFLGYDTVTVSDIVDPQQTVGLSTQEPGNVFTYAEFDGILGLAYPSLASEYLVPVFDNMMYRHLVPHDLFSVYMSRNDQGSVLTLGAVDSSYYTGSLHWVPVTLQEYWQFTVDSITVDGVLVACDGGCQAILDTGTSLLAGPNNDILNIQKVIGATQGQYGQFNIDCGRLSSMPAVVFEIQGRRYPLPPSAYTNQDQGSCTSGFQSNSDPLQWILGDVFIREYYSVFDRANNCVGLAKAI; from the exons ATGAGGGGCTTTGTGGCACTCCTTGCAGTTCTCACACTCTGCCAAGGCAATCAGATTGCCAG GGTCCCTCTGCACAAAGGGAAGTCTATGCGACAAGCCTTGAAGGAGAGCGGGCTCCTGGATGACTTTTTGAGAAAACACCAGTATGCAATTGGCAGGAAGTACTCCAACTCCGGGATGGTGGTCAGGGAGCCTCTGATCAACTACCTGGAT AGTCAGTACTTTGGAAAGATCTACATCGGGACTCCATCCCAGGAGTTCACTGTGGTGTTTGATACAGGCTCCTCGGACTTCTGGGTGCCCTCTGTCTACTGCAACAGTGATGCCTGCC AAAACCACCACTGCTTTAATCCGTTCAAGTCCTCCACGTTCCAGAACATGGGCCAGCCCCTGACCATCCAATATGGCACCGGCAGCATGCAGGGCTTTCTGGGCTACGACACTGTCACC GTCTCTGACATTGTGGACCCTCAGCAGACCGTGGGCCTGAGCACCCAAGAACCTGGCAATGTCTTCACCTATGCTGAGTTCGATGGGATCCTGGGGCTGGCCTACCCCTCTCTTGCCTCTGAGTACTTGGTGCCCGTGTTTGACAACATGATGTACAGGCACCTGGTGCCCCACGACCTGTTCTCAGTTTACATGAGCAG GAATGACCAGGGGAGCGTGCTCACGCTGGGGGCCGTTGACTCGTCCTACTACACGGGCTCCCTGCACTGGGTACCTGTGACTCTCCAAGAGTACTGGCAGTTCACCGTAGACAG CATCACTGTTGATGGTGTGTTGGTAGCTTGTGATGGCGGTTGTCAGGCCATCCTGGACACAGGCACCTCCCTGCTGGCTGGGCCGAACAACGACATCCTTAACATCCAGAAGGTCATTGGAGCCACGCAGGGCCAGTATGGCCAG tttAACATTGACTGCGGAAGACTGAGCAGCATGCCCGCGGTTGTCTTCGAGATCCAAGGCAGACGGTACCCACTGCCACCCTCCGCCTACACCAACCAG GACCAGGGCTCCTGTACCAGTGGCTTCCAGAGTAACAGTGACCCCCTGCAGTGGATCCTGGGAGACGTCTTCATCCGGGAGTATTACAGTGTCTTTGACAGGGCCAACAACTGTGTGGGGCTGGCCAAGGCTATCTGA